Proteins encoded together in one Bactrocera neohumeralis isolate Rockhampton chromosome 4, APGP_CSIRO_Bneo_wtdbg2-racon-allhic-juicebox.fasta_v2, whole genome shotgun sequence window:
- the LOC126755298 gene encoding trypsin-1-like, producing MFKKNIVCCLLLAGAIIAVTGPTATQATYEVNLLRLRSEPAALLRQSQNTFIQWVLSLLPNRPNIFGVPPSTTTTSPDGLTSTTELPPAPQPATATPAPVPSTSTTLEPTTPAPPSTTAVPTTSSTAAPSTTPAPPPIVLNPPRNCTECVCGIANTQKRIVGGQETEVHQYPWMAMLLYGGRFYCAASLINDQFLITASHCVYGFRKERISVRLLEHDRKMSHFQKIDRNVANITTHPKYNARTYDNDIAIIQLDKPVEMTELLHPVCMPTPGKSFKGETAIVTGWGAIKVGGPTADTLQEVQVPIMSQEDCRKSRYGATRITDNMLCAGFDEGKKDSCQGDSGGPLHVVAPGTREHQIAGVVSWGEGCAKAGFPGVYARVNRYGTWIKTVTRNACLCHSETKKIKKF from the exons atgtttaagaaaaatatcGTTTGCTGTCTGCTATTAGCAGGCGCCATAATCGCTGTCACGGGTCCTACAGCCACACAAGCCACCTATGAGGTGAATCTCCTGCGTTTGCGTAGTGAACCTGCCGCGCTGTTGCGTCAATCACAGAATACTTTCATACAGTGGGTGCTCTCGCTGTTGCCCAATCGTCCAAATATATTTGGTGTGCCACCTAGTACGACCACAACATCGCCTGATGGTTTGACCAGCACCACAGAACTGCCACCGGCACCGCAACCAGCCACCGCTACACCAGCACCCGTGCCGAGCACCAGCACTACGTTGGAGCCCACAACACCAGCACCGCCGAGCACAACGGCAGTACCGACTACCAGCAGTACGGCAGCGCCCAGCACAACGCCCGCACCACCGCCGATCGTACTCAATCCGCCACGGAATTGCACGGAGTGCGTTTGCGGCATAGCCAATACACAGAAGCGCATTGTAGGCGGTCAAGAGACGGAGGTGCATCAGTATCCTTGGATGGCTATGCTGTTGTATGGTGGTCGCTTCTACTGCGCCGCTTCACTCATCAACGATCAATTCCTTATCACTGCTTCGCATTGTGTGTATGGCTTCCGCAAGGAGCGCATTAGCGTGCGCCTGCTGGAGCATGATCGTAAGATGTCGCATTTTCAGAAGATCGATCGCAATGTCGCCAATATTACCACCCATCCGAAATATAATGCACGTACATATGATAATGATATCGCCATCATACAATTGGACAAACCGGTGGAAATGACCGAACTCTTACATCCGGTTTGCATGCCTACGCCTGGCAAGTCCTTCAAGGGTGAAACTGCTATTGTGACGGGTTGGGGTGCTATTAAAGTGGGTGGACCTACCGCTGATACATTGCAG GAAGTACAAGTTCCCATCATGTCGCAGGAGGATTGCCGCAAATCGCGCTACGGCGCCACGCGGATCACAGACAACATGCTGTGCGCCGGTTTTGATGAAGGCAAGAAGGACTCTTGCCAAGGTGATAGCGGCGGACCGCTGCATGTAGTCGCGCCCGGTACTAGAGAACATCAGATTGCTGGCGTAGTATCGTGGGGTGAAGGTTGTGCCAAAGCAGGCTTCCCTGGCGTCTATGCACGCGTCAATCGCTATGGCACATGGATTAAGACCGTCACAAGAAATGCTTGCCTTTGTCATTCGGAAACCAAGaagataaagaaattttaa
- the LOC126755843 gene encoding trypsin-1-like has protein sequence MAYKYHWLAALILVHVFLQYGVASVVPATAATPTALRQDNIIGWITAIFRPNTTASPSTAATPATPMRNCPSCNCGSINTFHRIVGGMDTEVNEYPWMAMLMRRGDFYCGGALINDQYVLTAAHCVRGFNKRQISVRLLSHNRTDGRVSTIDRQLDKIMVHDGYSTRNLDNDIALLRFTEPVELRDPLRPVCLAEAGNTYDGELAVVTGWGAVKEGGFIADRLQEVQVPVMSQETCRKSKYGSDRITDNMLCAGYPEGGKDSCQGDSGGPLHIPNNATKTYQLAGVVSWGEGCARPNAPGVYTRVTQYLDWIEARTGDSCKCVAGSGAAESESSSTTQAEEIENSESSTQSVADTTTTTAASESSNNSEGSAL, from the exons ATGGCTTATAAATATCACTGGTTAGCTGCGCTCATCCTTGTGCATGTCTTCTTGCAGTACGGTGTCGCCTCAGTTGTGCCCGCCACTGCGGCAACACCAACGGCTCTGCGCCAGGATAATATTATAGGTTGGATTACAGCAATTTTCCGTCCAAACACAACCGCCTCACCGTCAACCGCTGCCACGCCAGCCACACCGATGCGCAATTGTCCGTCCTGCAATTGCGGCAGCATCAACACCTTTCATCGCATTGTCGGCGGCATGGACACCGAGGTGAATGAGTATCCTTGGATGGCAATGCTGATGCGTCGTGGCGACTTCTATTGCGGTGGCGCACTGATCAACGATCAGTACGTGCTAACGGCAGCGCATTGTGTGCGTGGTTTCAATAAGCGTCAGATCTCCGTGCGTCTACTGTCGCACAATCGCACGGACGGCCGTGTGAGTACGATCGATCGCCAGCTCGATAAGATTATGGTGCATGACGGTTACAGTACACGCAATTTAGATAATGATATTGCACTATTACGTTTCACCGAACCTGTAGAGTTGCGTGATCCTTTGCGACCCGTATGCCTTGCGGAGGCTGGTAATACCTACGATGGTGAGCTGGCTGTAGTCACCGGTTGGGGTGCCGTCAAGGAGGGTGGTTTCATAGCTGATCGCCTGCAG GAGGTGCAAGTACCCGTTATGTCACAGGAGACCTGTCGCAAGAGTAAATATGGCTCTGACCGCATTACTGATAATATGCTTTGCGCTGGTTATCCTGAAGGCGGTAAGGATTCGTGCCAGGGTGATAGCGGTGGTCCCCTACATATACCCAATAATGCGACGAAGACCTATCAGTTGGCTGGTGTTGTATCTTGGGGCGAGGGTTGTGCACGGCCCAATGCACCGGGTGTTTATACGCGTGTTACGCAGTATTTGGATTGGATTGAGGCGCGTACTGGTGATTCATGCAAATGTGTGGCGGGTAGTGGGGCAGCTGAGAGTGAGAGTAGCAGCACAACACAAGCTgaagaaatagaaaatagtGAGTCAAGTACACAGAGTGTTGCAGATACCACGACAACTACAGCAGCAAGTGAGAGCAGTAACAATTCCGAAGGCTCAGCTTTGTAG